In Sebastes fasciatus isolate fSebFas1 chromosome 24, fSebFas1.pri, whole genome shotgun sequence, the following are encoded in one genomic region:
- the LOC141762948 gene encoding uncharacterized protein LOC141762948, which translates to MNENVVIIDCSNIYSYISICRLSEKSFHQLLSLLYEVQDKDLTWSFLSKVGGDLTSYCLNWELLHYLLQSSAQTFTVNVRKNSFLQESIARLLPFLDRIVFKRPCPSFVLTAIREIYRAGAGPIIPSLLRSLDHVISLTCREMDSVDCAALLFTLKHSDRVKLDLLWTSIPAGEIDSILFMLDKVSQLSVDRNLLLRLVHCCAASEAQQGAAVSLLRTVQHRLDLSCSSCVDLDQRDTLRLTGDDCRAVSIILRRSSRDTHLILQDCEVEDGGLDLLFPVLDRVRLRASKAVLLQLLSLVPVNSERDRVRRAVSLCRALDGELDLSHTTLDQRVCGALASMLYSSEELTELDLSHCQLTDQLLLTLSSHLHKVQVLDLSHNNITDASTGALLQLVSTNPSIDTVRLFRNNIVDTTSFKKDKKFEIW; encoded by the exons atgaatgaaaatgtggtAATAATTGACTGTTCTaacatatattcatacatttctaTCTGCAGACTGAGTGAGAAGAGTTTCCATCAGCTACTCTCCCTCCTTTATGAAGTCCAGGACAAGGACTTGACCTGGTCCTTCTTGAGTAAGGTAGGTGGAGACCTGACCTCCTACTGTCTGAACTGGGAGCTTCTTCACTATCTGCTGCAGTCATCAGCTCAGACCTTCACCGTGAACGTGAGAAAGAACAGCTTCTTACAGGAGAGCATCGCACGTCTGCTTCCCTTTCTGGACAGGATTGTGTTTAAAAG ACCCTGTCCCAGCTTTGTGTTGACCGCCATCAGAGAGATCTATAGAGCTGGAGCTGGTCCCATTATACCCAGTTTACTGAGGTCATTGGATCATGTGATCAGCCTGACCTGCAGAGAGATGGACTCGGTGGACTGTGCCGCTCTGCTCTTCACCCTCAAACACAGTGACAGAGTTAAACTGGACCTCCTGTGGACCTCCATCCCAGCAGGGGAAATAGACTCTATCCTCTTTATGCTGGACAAAGTTTCTCAACTCAG TGTTGACAGGAATCTGCTGCTGAGGTTGGTCCACTGCTGTGCTGCCTCTGAGgcccagcagggggcagcagtCAGCCTGCTCAGGACTGTGCAGCACAGGCTGGATCTGTCCTGCTCCTCCTGTGTGGATCTGGATCAGAGGGACACTCTCCGTCTGACTGGTGACGACTGCAGGGCCGTCTCCATCATCCTGAGACGCAGCAGCCGGGACACGCATCTCATCCTGCAGGACTGTGAGGTGGAGGACGGCGGACTGGACCTGCTGTTTCCTGTCCTCGACAGAGTCCGCCTCAG AGCCAGTAAAGctgtcctcctccagctgctgtcCCTGGTTCCTGTGAACAGTGagagggacagagtgagacGGGCAGTGTCCCTCTGCAGAGCCCTGGATGGAGAGCTGGACCTCAGTCACACCACACtggatcagagggtctgtgGAGCTTTGGCCTCGATGCTGTACTCCTCTGAAGAGCTGACAGAGCTGGACCTCAGTCACTGTCAGCTCACTGACCAGCTGCTGCTCACACTCAGCTCACATCTGCACAAAGTACAAGTCCTGGA TCTGAGTCACAATAACATCACTGATGCTTCAACCGGCGCGTTGCTCCAGCTGGTCTCCACCAACCCCTCCATTGACACCGTGCG ACTCTTCAGGAACAACATTGTGGACACAACGTCCTTTAAGAAGGACAAGAAGTTTGAAATATGGTGA